Proteins from one Gilliamella sp. ESL0443 genomic window:
- the tpiA gene encoding triose-phosphate isomerase, with product MRKPLVMGNWKLNGSIEMAKDLVAGLRAELSTEANCDIAIAPPTVYLDFVKHQLGGSTILLGAQDVGVHLSGAYTGEVSATMLKEIGVTHVIIGHSERRTYHKESDEFIAQKFGVLKEAGLVPVLCIGETEAENEAGQTQAVCARQIDAVINALGVQAFNGAVIAYEPVWAIGTGKSATPAQAQAVHKFIRDHIAKQDAAVAKQVIIQYGGSVNDKNAAELFTQPDIDGALVGGASLKADAFAAIVRAAEQAKK from the coding sequence ATGCGAAAACCACTCGTAATGGGTAACTGGAAACTCAATGGAAGTATCGAAATGGCTAAAGACTTAGTTGCAGGACTAAGAGCTGAGCTATCAACTGAAGCAAACTGCGATATTGCAATTGCACCACCGACTGTGTACTTAGATTTCGTTAAACATCAATTAGGTGGCTCAACTATTCTTTTAGGCGCACAAGATGTTGGTGTTCATCTTTCAGGTGCTTATACTGGTGAAGTCTCAGCCACTATGTTAAAAGAAATCGGTGTGACTCACGTGATCATTGGTCACTCTGAACGTCGTACTTATCATAAAGAATCAGATGAATTTATCGCTCAAAAATTCGGTGTATTAAAAGAAGCTGGACTCGTTCCTGTACTATGTATTGGTGAAACAGAAGCTGAAAACGAAGCAGGTCAAACTCAAGCAGTATGTGCTCGTCAAATTGATGCAGTAATTAATGCATTAGGTGTTCAAGCATTTAATGGTGCAGTAATTGCTTATGAACCAGTTTGGGCAATTGGGACTGGAAAATCTGCAACTCCAGCTCAAGCGCAAGCAGTACATAAATTTATTCGTGACCACATTGCAAAACAAGATGCCGCTGTCGCTAAACAAGTTATAATTCAATACGGTGGTTCTGTAAATGACAAAAATGCAGCAGAACTATTCACTCAACCAGATATTGATGGTGCATTAGTTGGTGGAGCTTCATTAAAAGCAGATGCTTTTGCAGCGATTGTTAGAGCAGCAGAACAAGCTAAAAAATAA
- the zapB gene encoding cell division protein ZapB: protein MSLEILNQLETKIQNTVNTINTLKEEISRLKQGNHELEQLINDSSDEMKALRDENEKLKQDQQVWQQRIQTLLSKIGEITQ, encoded by the coding sequence ATGTCATTAGAAATATTGAATCAATTAGAAACTAAAATTCAAAACACTGTAAACACTATTAATACCTTGAAAGAAGAGATTTCGAGATTAAAGCAAGGCAATCATGAACTTGAACAATTAATTAATGATAGTTCAGATGAGATGAAAGCATTACGTGACGAAAATGAGAAGTTAAAACAAGATCAACAAGTTTGGCAACAACGTATTCAAACCCTTTTAAGCAAAATTGGTGAAATAACCCAGTAA
- a CDS encoding helix-turn-helix domain-containing protein: MREQDQDWTPSRVVGEIKIRGGNLRALSRSSGLQADTLRNALYRHCPKYERIISEYLQVPVEKIWPSRYENKVKK, from the coding sequence ATGAGAGAACAAGATCAAGACTGGACACCATCAAGAGTTGTAGGTGAAATTAAAATTCGAGGCGGAAATTTAAGGGCGCTTTCACGTTCAAGTGGTTTACAGGCTGATACTTTACGTAATGCTTTATATCGTCATTGTCCAAAATATGAACGTATTATCTCTGAATATTTGCAAGTGCCTGTTGAAAAAATTTGGCCATCTAGGTATGAAAATAAGGTTAAAAAATAA
- a CDS encoding C40 family peptidase yields MTRKDNRLLTKLRSSCGSVKKRLLVSSLILSLFVLFGCSSSHSQVSVKSDPVMLAKIEQHYSKWKRTPYRYGGTTLAGSDCSGLVMNFYKNRLQKTLPRSAAEQAKLGYKVTTPKAGDLVFFKTGRSRSGLHVGIYYADGKFLHASTSKGVIYSNLNEDYWKKHYWMTRRVTGR; encoded by the coding sequence ATGACAAGAAAAGACAATCGATTATTAACGAAGTTGCGCAGCAGCTGCGGTAGCGTTAAAAAGCGATTATTAGTAAGCTCACTAATTTTATCATTATTCGTATTATTTGGTTGTAGTAGCAGTCATAGCCAAGTATCAGTTAAATCTGATCCTGTGATGTTAGCCAAAATTGAACAGCACTACTCAAAATGGAAGAGAACACCTTACCGTTATGGTGGTACTACTTTAGCTGGTAGTGATTGTTCTGGTTTAGTTATGAACTTCTACAAAAATAGATTACAAAAGACCCTTCCAAGAAGTGCTGCTGAACAAGCTAAATTAGGTTATAAAGTTACCACGCCTAAAGCGGGTGATTTAGTCTTCTTCAAAACTGGACGTAGTCGTAGCGGATTACATGTTGGTATTTATTATGCAGATGGTAAATTCTTACATGCTTCAACTTCAAAAGGTGTTATCTATTCAAATCTGAATGAAGATTACTGGAAAAAACATTACTGGATGACACGTCGTGTGACTGGTCGTTAA
- a CDS encoding LexA family transcriptional regulator produces METKEKKQKTKEKTRTLNDTCIETFKNRLTLLLEGRSGNAFARSVGMSEAVIRDYLSGKTYPSLSRLATIADKCDVSIEWLATGKGECRLLPETLSRGTVNVPFLNKNETINAFTILDTIPFDLTLTKHQGCEADDLAAVWAKGDCMEPTISNHDIVIINTANNKPVDGFLYTVQYDDQITIKRIQNQGSNLLLISDNPKYPTITKAKNEQKDFKIIGHVIYLLKNLN; encoded by the coding sequence ATGGAAACTAAAGAAAAAAAACAAAAAACCAAAGAAAAAACACGAACACTTAACGATACTTGTATTGAAACTTTTAAAAACCGATTAACTCTCCTATTAGAAGGTCGCTCAGGCAATGCATTTGCCAGAAGTGTTGGTATGTCCGAAGCCGTAATCCGTGATTACTTAAGTGGAAAAACCTATCCATCACTCAGTCGGTTGGCTACTATCGCAGATAAATGCGATGTGTCAATTGAATGGTTAGCAACAGGTAAAGGTGAATGTCGATTACTACCTGAAACGCTAAGCCGAGGTACAGTGAATGTTCCGTTTCTTAATAAGAACGAAACCATTAACGCATTCACAATTTTAGATACGATCCCATTTGATCTCACTTTAACTAAACATCAAGGTTGTGAAGCAGATGATCTTGCTGCTGTTTGGGCTAAAGGTGATTGTATGGAACCAACTATATCCAATCATGATATAGTCATTATTAATACAGCAAATAATAAACCAGTTGATGGTTTCCTCTATACTGTACAATATGACGATCAAATTACTATTAAACGAATTCAAAATCAAGGTTCAAATCTGTTATTGATTTCAGACAACCCAAAATACCCGACTATTACGAAAGCGAAAAATGAGCAAAAAGATTTTAAAATAATTGGTCATGTAATCTATTTATTGAAAAATCTCAATTAA
- a CDS encoding DUF2868 domain-containing protein: MREQLKSLWLTQTIHLIESESGRFADQDINRQVKAMPTSLVNRIITRATILSKQNGLYSAQKVILRSIKISFCLLLLISIFLGGSLTFSALSQNPINLYWALLCLLGVHFITLIIWIGSFFFFSRFGGSLLIHCWLWIAQKLYQKKTVQQLVPAFITLFGSSIRWLLGFVLNLFWVVILCSALFVLLMLFSTQHYSFEWKTTLLSSDTIIKLTHYLGYVPSLFGFPIPNDDVIKLSEHALSEGDIRSSWAIWLLGVFICYGLAVRFLLMTFCGIAWIVSSRKIKLNLDDPDFQILSQQLQPLLTQMVDEDKLGEPKWQLPISQIEEGSGVYLVAVDVDESWNPPHDGHFYGFLNTRELRNAILDLLQLKPAYKVLIAIDTDRAPDRGVLNFVQQLMNKSQQSRIWFINQGKQLHNWQSLSLPLANPSWLDQDN, encoded by the coding sequence ATGCGCGAACAGCTAAAATCTTTATGGCTTACTCAAACCATCCATTTAATAGAATCCGAATCAGGTCGATTTGCTGATCAAGATATTAATCGACAAGTTAAAGCTATGCCAACCTCTTTGGTTAACCGTATCATTACCCGCGCAACGATACTGTCTAAACAAAATGGTTTATATTCTGCGCAAAAGGTTATTTTACGTTCTATTAAAATTTCTTTCTGTTTATTACTGTTAATTTCGATTTTTTTAGGTGGTTCATTAACATTTAGCGCTTTGAGTCAAAATCCAATCAATTTGTATTGGGCGCTATTGTGTTTATTAGGTGTTCATTTTATTACGCTCATTATTTGGATTGGTTCATTTTTTTTCTTTTCTCGCTTTGGTGGTAGTTTATTAATCCATTGTTGGTTGTGGATAGCCCAAAAGCTTTATCAAAAAAAGACTGTGCAACAGCTTGTACCGGCTTTTATCACTTTATTTGGTTCTTCAATCCGTTGGTTGCTTGGTTTTGTTCTGAATCTTTTTTGGGTCGTTATTTTATGTAGTGCTTTATTCGTTTTATTGATGCTATTTTCAACTCAGCACTACAGTTTTGAGTGGAAAACTACTTTATTAAGTTCTGATACCATTATTAAGTTAACTCATTATTTAGGTTATGTTCCATCTTTGTTTGGTTTTCCGATTCCAAATGATGATGTGATTAAGCTTAGTGAACACGCTTTAAGTGAGGGTGACATTCGTTCTTCTTGGGCGATTTGGCTATTAGGTGTTTTTATCTGTTATGGATTAGCCGTTCGATTTCTATTAATGACTTTTTGTGGCATCGCTTGGATTGTGAGTAGCCGAAAAATTAAATTAAATTTGGATGATCCTGACTTTCAAATCCTATCCCAACAATTACAGCCACTTTTAACCCAAATGGTGGATGAAGATAAGTTAGGCGAACCTAAATGGCAACTACCAATCTCACAGATTGAAGAAGGAAGTGGTGTCTATTTAGTGGCTGTGGATGTAGATGAGAGTTGGAATCCACCGCATGACGGGCATTTTTACGGATTTTTAAATACTCGTGAGCTGCGAAATGCAATATTAGATCTTTTGCAATTAAAACCAGCGTATAAAGTGTTAATTGCAATCGATACTGATCGAGCACCAGATCGCGGGGTATTAAATTTTGTTCAACAATTAATGAATAAATCACAGCAAAGTCGAATATGGTTTATTAATCAAGGTAAACAATTACATAATTGGCAATCGTTATCTTTACCGTTAGCTAATCCTAGCTGGTTAGATCAGGATAATTAA
- the mnmA gene encoding tRNA 2-thiouridine(34) synthase MnmA: MPNVNTRKKVVVGMSGGVDSSVSAYLLQQQGYDVVGLFMKNWEEDDTEEYCSAAIDLADAQAVCDKLNIKLHTINFAAEYWDNVFEHFLSEYKAGRTPNPDILCNKEIKFKAFLEYAAEDLNADYIATGHYVRKRENGDKVELLRGIDNNKDQSYFLYTLSEDQIRQSLFPVGELEKPQVRKIAEQLGLATAAKKDSTGICFIGERKFSDFLARYLPAQSGVIRTVNGEVIGQHQGLMYHTLGQRKGLGIGGLKQADDTPWYVVNKDIKNNELIVAQGHDHPALFSNGLIAQQLHWVDRKIVTQPFHCTVKTRYRQQDISCCVTPLGEDKIEVMFDKPVAAVTPGQSAVFYQNEVCLGGGIIEERIISNKEH; the protein is encoded by the coding sequence ATGCCAAATGTAAACACTCGAAAAAAAGTCGTTGTCGGCATGTCTGGCGGCGTAGATTCTTCCGTTTCTGCTTATTTATTACAACAACAAGGCTATGATGTTGTTGGTCTATTTATGAAAAATTGGGAAGAAGATGACACAGAAGAATATTGCTCTGCAGCTATCGACCTTGCTGATGCACAAGCAGTCTGTGACAAATTAAATATTAAACTCCATACCATCAACTTTGCTGCAGAATATTGGGACAATGTCTTTGAACATTTTTTGTCTGAATACAAAGCTGGGCGAACGCCGAATCCAGATATTTTATGTAATAAAGAGATCAAATTTAAAGCATTTCTTGAATATGCAGCAGAAGATTTAAATGCAGATTATATTGCGACAGGTCATTATGTCCGTAAACGCGAAAATGGCGACAAAGTTGAATTACTCCGTGGAATCGACAACAACAAAGATCAGAGTTATTTTTTATATACGCTTAGTGAAGACCAAATTCGTCAAAGTTTATTTCCTGTTGGCGAACTTGAAAAACCACAAGTAAGAAAGATAGCAGAGCAACTTGGCTTAGCAACTGCAGCCAAAAAAGACTCAACAGGTATCTGTTTTATCGGAGAACGAAAATTTAGTGACTTCTTAGCGCGTTATTTACCTGCACAATCAGGCGTTATTCGAACCGTAAATGGTGAAGTTATTGGTCAACACCAAGGATTAATGTACCACACATTAGGTCAACGCAAAGGGCTTGGCATTGGTGGTCTAAAACAAGCCGACGACACTCCATGGTACGTAGTTAATAAAGATATTAAAAATAACGAATTAATTGTTGCTCAAGGTCATGACCATCCAGCACTATTTTCAAATGGTTTAATTGCCCAACAACTGCACTGGGTTGATCGTAAAATTGTTACCCAACCATTTCACTGCACAGTTAAAACGCGCTATCGTCAACAAGATATCTCTTGTTGTGTTACACCACTAGGTGAAGATAAAATTGAAGTTATGTTTGACAAACCTGTTGCTGCCGTCACACCAGGACAATCAGCAGTGTTTTATCAAAATGAAGTTTGCCTTGGCGGTGGAATTATTGAGGAACGAATTATAAGCAATAAGGAGCATTAA
- a CDS encoding DUF3482 domain-containing protein: MITSLKLAIVGHANFGKTSLLRALIRDSHFGDVSDKPGTTRHVESIKLPLADNTDITFYDTPGFEDSLALYDYINQLVSPNSKLDGVDKLTIFLQSPEAENLFNQEAKVIRQVLNCDAAIYVIDVREPVLPKYHDELAILTNSDKPILAVLNFISAEEQNEKEWKRLLSRMGIHAIIGFNAVFPPLYGEEKLYNSLALLVEPAKKILDNWLVNIAETRESRNRTANQIIAEALVDVTAFYEMAKSDDKQAVADMQNKVRKREQKAINDLLKLYQFDSTQESEENLPLIKGRYNADLFNLDALKTMGVHLTKGFVSGATIGASIDLATGGLSFGSAALIGAAVGSLMQTAKHYGSRMRYQLSGFSKLSVDDVIICFLSLRLVQLKESLNFRSHANLSPIKLSKLDEHKWQKGVLPKSLKVARRYSQWSTLNKGTRRNDKKRQSIINEVAQQLR; this comes from the coding sequence ATGATAACTTCATTGAAATTAGCGATAGTTGGACATGCAAATTTTGGTAAAACTTCACTTTTGCGTGCATTAATAAGAGATAGTCATTTTGGTGATGTTTCTGATAAGCCAGGTACTACTAGACATGTAGAGTCAATCAAACTTCCACTAGCGGATAACACCGACATCACTTTTTATGATACACCTGGATTTGAAGACAGTTTGGCGCTTTATGACTATATCAATCAACTTGTATCGCCTAATAGTAAGCTTGATGGAGTCGATAAATTAACGATTTTTTTACAAAGCCCAGAAGCTGAAAACCTCTTCAATCAAGAAGCAAAAGTAATCCGACAGGTGTTAAATTGTGATGCTGCTATCTATGTGATCGACGTGCGAGAGCCAGTTCTACCTAAATATCACGATGAATTAGCTATCTTAACCAATAGCGATAAACCGATTCTTGCAGTACTTAACTTCATTTCTGCTGAGGAACAGAATGAAAAGGAATGGAAAAGATTGCTTTCAAGAATGGGTATTCATGCTATCATTGGGTTCAACGCTGTTTTTCCACCCTTATACGGTGAAGAAAAATTGTACAATAGCTTGGCGTTATTGGTTGAACCAGCAAAAAAAATATTGGATAATTGGCTAGTTAATATTGCTGAAACTCGTGAATCACGTAATCGTACAGCTAACCAAATCATTGCAGAAGCATTAGTTGATGTGACTGCTTTTTATGAAATGGCAAAATCTGATGATAAGCAAGCTGTCGCTGACATGCAAAATAAAGTCAGGAAACGTGAACAGAAAGCAATTAATGATTTATTGAAGCTCTATCAATTCGATTCAACTCAAGAGAGTGAAGAGAATTTGCCTTTAATCAAAGGCCGTTATAATGCAGACTTGTTTAATCTTGATGCATTAAAAACGATGGGGGTTCACTTGACCAAAGGTTTTGTGTCGGGCGCTACAATCGGTGCTAGCATTGATTTAGCAACTGGTGGATTATCATTTGGTTCAGCTGCGTTAATAGGTGCAGCCGTTGGTAGTTTAATGCAAACTGCTAAGCATTATGGATCGAGAATGCGCTATCAGCTTTCTGGATTTAGTAAACTAAGTGTTGATGATGTGATCATTTGTTTTCTTTCTTTACGATTAGTTCAGCTTAAAGAGAGTTTAAATTTTCGCAGCCACGCGAACCTTAGCCCAATTAAGTTGTCTAAACTTGATGAGCATAAGTGGCAAAAAGGCGTTTTACCTAAAAGTTTAAAGGTAGCAAGACGTTATTCGCAGTGGTCTACGTTGAATAAAGGAACAAGAAGAAATGACAAGAAAAGACAATCGATTATTAACGAAGTTGCGCAGCAGCTGCGGTAG
- the hflD gene encoding high frequency lysogenization protein HflD: MNNKYHHIAIALAGATQSATLIPQLANTGVCNTTIYQVSIKSIFNTSPKNTDDVYDGINNIKTGLETLITLLSSNQKQHVELIRYLFGTLSITSKLLKNNEALDKIDQRLQRISGLYPEMNNETIDNHIDDLSYSLAGIYSDIISPLATKIKVVGKAEYLQNSLVQAKVRSSLLSCVRSAILWYQVGGSRFQFLLSRKRIANAAQELLKEINQ; this comes from the coding sequence GTGAACAATAAATACCATCATATTGCAATAGCTCTTGCCGGCGCGACACAAAGCGCAACACTTATCCCCCAGCTTGCTAATACTGGGGTTTGTAATACTACAATTTATCAAGTATCGATAAAAAGCATATTCAACACATCACCAAAAAACACTGATGATGTTTATGATGGTATAAACAATATCAAAACAGGGTTAGAGACACTTATCACCCTACTTTCCTCCAACCAAAAACAGCATGTTGAACTGATTCGTTACCTTTTTGGCACCTTAAGTATTACCAGCAAACTATTAAAAAATAATGAAGCGTTAGATAAAATAGATCAGCGTTTACAACGAATATCAGGCCTGTATCCTGAAATGAATAATGAAACAATCGACAATCATATTGACGATCTCTCTTATTCATTAGCTGGAATCTATTCTGATATCATCAGCCCGTTAGCAACAAAAATCAAAGTGGTAGGTAAAGCTGAATATCTACAAAATTCATTAGTTCAAGCCAAAGTCAGATCTTCACTATTGAGTTGTGTTCGCTCGGCCATTTTATGGTATCAAGTTGGAGGAAGTCGCTTCCAATTCCTATTAAGTCGCAAACGAATAGCTAATGCAGCGCAAGAGTTATTAAAAGAAATTAATCAATAA